From Saccopteryx leptura isolate mSacLep1 chromosome 3, mSacLep1_pri_phased_curated, whole genome shotgun sequence, one genomic window encodes:
- the LOC136399396 gene encoding leukocyte immunoglobulin-like receptor subfamily B member 4 isoform X4: MMSLVLPTLLYLGLCLGQGTRAQEGRLPPPVLTAQPGTRVPSKKSVTILCRGPLEAEEYLIYKVNGSKRMDRRNALVPGKTNTVTITEMRPDQTGLYSCSYRNGEQWSKLSDPLRLVMTGAYDKPSFAHLSAIVVASGDSVKVQCFSRLKFDEFILTKEDAPHSTQNQSSTPQGNRRQAIFHMDHVTSTQTGTYRCYGAFSKDPYVWSEPSDPLQLLVRDQKTQRQQHLLIGLPVAIMLLLVLLLSLLFILHRRRKAKNNAARTQRQPEAVEPITGQASEAIDPQDVTYFQVAFNAPTQGTASTPSRLAKETQTSDYATLALR; the protein is encoded by the exons ATGATGTCGCTGGTTCTCCCCACTCTGCTCTACCTTG GGCTGTGTCTAGGTCAGGGCACTCGGGCCCAGGAGG GACGTCTCCCTCCACCTGTTCTCACAGCACAGCCTGGAACCAGGGTTCCATCTAAGAAGTCTGTGACCATCCTGTGCCGAGGGCCCCTAGAAGCTGAAGAATACCTGATCTATAAAGTGAATGGATCTAAGCGTATGGACAGAAGGAATGCACTGGTGCCTGGAAAGACCAACACTGTAACTATAACAGAGATGAGACCAGACCAGACTGGACTATATAGCTGTTCctatagaaatggagaacagtGGTCTAAGCTCAGTGACCCCCTGCGTCTGGTGATGACTG GAGCTTATGACAAACCCTCGTTCGCACACTTGAGTGCCATTGTGGTGGCTTCAGGGGACAGTGTAAAGGTTCAGTGTTTCTCCAGACTCAAGTTTGATGAATTTATTCTCACCAAAGAAGATGCCCCTCACTCCACCCAGAACCAAAGCTCCACACCCCAGGGCAATAGACGCCAGGCCATCTTCCACATGGACCATGTCACCTCCACACAGACAGGGACCTACAGATGCTACGGTGCCTTCAGCAAAGACCCCTACGTGTGGTCTGAGCCCAGTGACCCATTGCAGCTTTTGGTCAGAG aCCAGAAAACCCAGCGGCAGCAGCATCTTCTGATTGGCCTCCCCGTGGCCATCATGCTTCTTctcgtcctcctcctctcccttctcttcatcCTCCACCGCCGTCGCAAAGCCAAGAACA ATGCTGCCAGGACACAGAGACAGCCAGAGGCAGTAGAACCAATCACTGGACAG gCTTCTGAAGCTATAGACCCACAGGATGTCACCTATTTCCAAGTGGCCTTCAATGCCCCCACCCAGGGGACAGCTTCAACACCCTCCAGGTTGGCCAAGGAGACCCAGACCAGTGATTACGCCACACTTGCCCTGAGATGA
- the LOC136399396 gene encoding leukocyte immunoglobulin-like receptor subfamily B member 4 isoform X1: protein MMSLVLPTLLYLGLCLGQGTRAQEGRLPPPVLTAQPGTRVPSKKSVTILCRGPLEAEEYLIYKVNGSKRMDRRNALVPGKTNTVTITEMRPDQTGLYSCSYRNGEQWSKLSDPLRLVMTGAYDKPSFAHLSAIVVASGDSVKVQCFSRLKFDEFILTKEDAPHSTQNQSSTPQGNRRQAIFHMDHVTSTQTGTYRCYGAFSKDPYVWSEPSDPLQLLVREAPDSADPTEPGHPHDQKTQRQQHLLIGLPVAIMLLLVLLLSLLFILHRRRKAKNNAARTQRQPEAVEPITGQASEAIDPQDVTYFQVAFNAPTQGTASTPSRLAKETQTSDYATLALR from the exons ATGATGTCGCTGGTTCTCCCCACTCTGCTCTACCTTG GGCTGTGTCTAGGTCAGGGCACTCGGGCCCAGGAGG GACGTCTCCCTCCACCTGTTCTCACAGCACAGCCTGGAACCAGGGTTCCATCTAAGAAGTCTGTGACCATCCTGTGCCGAGGGCCCCTAGAAGCTGAAGAATACCTGATCTATAAAGTGAATGGATCTAAGCGTATGGACAGAAGGAATGCACTGGTGCCTGGAAAGACCAACACTGTAACTATAACAGAGATGAGACCAGACCAGACTGGACTATATAGCTGTTCctatagaaatggagaacagtGGTCTAAGCTCAGTGACCCCCTGCGTCTGGTGATGACTG GAGCTTATGACAAACCCTCGTTCGCACACTTGAGTGCCATTGTGGTGGCTTCAGGGGACAGTGTAAAGGTTCAGTGTTTCTCCAGACTCAAGTTTGATGAATTTATTCTCACCAAAGAAGATGCCCCTCACTCCACCCAGAACCAAAGCTCCACACCCCAGGGCAATAGACGCCAGGCCATCTTCCACATGGACCATGTCACCTCCACACAGACAGGGACCTACAGATGCTACGGTGCCTTCAGCAAAGACCCCTACGTGTGGTCTGAGCCCAGTGACCCATTGCAGCTTTTGGTCAGAG AAGCTCCTGACTCTGCTGATCCCACAGAACCTGGACATCCTCATG aCCAGAAAACCCAGCGGCAGCAGCATCTTCTGATTGGCCTCCCCGTGGCCATCATGCTTCTTctcgtcctcctcctctcccttctcttcatcCTCCACCGCCGTCGCAAAGCCAAGAACA ATGCTGCCAGGACACAGAGACAGCCAGAGGCAGTAGAACCAATCACTGGACAG gCTTCTGAAGCTATAGACCCACAGGATGTCACCTATTTCCAAGTGGCCTTCAATGCCCCCACCCAGGGGACAGCTTCAACACCCTCCAGGTTGGCCAAGGAGACCCAGACCAGTGATTACGCCACACTTGCCCTGAGATGA